A window of Acinonyx jubatus isolate Ajub_Pintada_27869175 chromosome B2, VMU_Ajub_asm_v1.0, whole genome shotgun sequence genomic DNA:
ttgttttttgaatttttttctcattggtgATTAAGAAAATGgccttgttattttctttgttataaatAAGATCTCTAAACCTGAGAGGTCTTAGCTTATCTAACTCAGGTAATTGCTTCCTCACCAAGTCCAGTCCAAAATACCTTGAACTTGTATTTTGGCTTGGTTTTCAGGACTTTCTGATTCCAGTTAGTTAGGAAATGCATCAAGAGCATCTTTATTTGAGATATATCAATAAATCTCTCTTTAGTTTAGTCTGGAAATTGTAAGCATATTGAGGGTTGTAAAACATTGGCCCTTTCAGTCCCCAAATGTGTGTATTTGGTAGATAAATAGGGGCAATGTGAGCTATTGTGTAAACATTGGAAGAGTGACTTGAGGCAAGCAGTGGCCATGATGATTGGTCCCAGATGTGGGCTGTAAGGTAATTGATTCAGACAATTCATTAATCCCACAATTCTGTGTTGAACACCTACGTCTGAACTTGGCACTGTGTTAGAAGCTGgtcaaaaaaggataaaaatatgatCCCTTTTCTTAAGGAATTCACAGTCTAATGGCAGTCATGGGGTGTATGtatgcgtatgtgtgtgtatgcatgtgtttgtttatatACGTTAATTAACAATCACAGTAACACACATGGTATGGGGTTGTACCAATTTTGAGGGTGGATtgggagcacagagaagggaggcTGCATCTATTAGGCACATGTCAGGAGCATCATGATACATTTTTATAGCCTTATGAGTGCTCTTCTCATTTTTATCTATCAGCAACTTACATGGGACATTCTCCTTTTGTAAGTTTCAGTTTTTCATAAAACCCACACTCTTAAGCTTTGTTCACTGGGCCCTAAAGCACAGTTGCAGGTCAACCTCGAACCTAGACATCAGCCGATACCCGAGCATTTTGAGCTATCACGTGATGAAGTTGCCCATCAGTCAACATTCAAGTTTCAGCAGCAACACAGTCTTTCCCTCAGTGGCAATACCGTGTAGTTTTCACTTTTGTCCTTATAGTATAAAAACGACTGGAAATAGGAAAGCGGAAGTGTTAATGCTAGTGATTTAAGATAAAGGTATCATGTACTTTATCTTAATTAAATTCAGATAAGGGGAATTATTAGGCTGCCATAAGGGGCAGAGCTTTACTCTCATTATGGTACATAATTCTGTTTGATTacaataaaaaatggaagaacatgTACAAAATGTTGGGTATAAAAAGGTGTCATTACATAGTTTTATAATTTGAGGCTAAACTTTCATTATTACTCCCAAGTCTATTGTTTGGCTCCCTCATCTTGGACTTTTTTCTCCATGTTCAGGAAGGTCTATAGAAAACCTGGATGGATCCCTGTGGTCTTTGGAAGATCAGACAGAATCAGGGAAGGGAGGATCCTGCAGAGTGTTCCCCATCACAGAGACTATCAAAGGCTTCCCCTTGGCTTCCCTGTGTGGAAATGGCTGGGGATCAGGCATGATGATGGACATAGAGACAAGGAAAGTGGATGAATGAGCTCTTATAATGCTTTATGCAGATgcctaacattttctttatcattttctctctctctgtctcatatatatgtatatacatatgtgtgtgtgtgtgtgtgtgtattcccccCCCCAGAACGATTTAAGAGTAAATTGCAGACATGATGCCCCATGATTTCTAAATATTACCATGTGTATTTTCTAGGAACAAGGATGCTCTTTTACGTAAATAGAGAGGTATGATAAAAATCTAGATATTTATACTGATACTGTAGTCTATGGATCTTATTCATATGTTGCCCAAAAAGGACCCAATTAGGTCCTTTATACAGATATATCTGGTCCATGATCCAATTCGTAGTCACACATCACATTGGTTGTCATGTCTCCAGTCTGtagtctgtctttgtctcttatGACCTTTACAGCTTTGAAGAGTACAGACCAATTGCTCTGGAGAATGTCTCTCAGTTGGGGTTTGTCTGACGTTTCCTCATGATCAAATTGAGGTTACACATTCCGGTGGAACCCCGTAGAAGGAACGTTGAATCCTTAGTGCGTCGTAGTAGGAGACACGTGGTGTTGGTTTGTCCCCTTCCagtgatgttaactttgatcacccAACCTGCCAGTTATCTCCAATGTGAAGttacaacttttttctttgtaattactaAATGCTTTGTCAAGATACACCTTGAGGCTGTGTAAATATTCTGCTCCTACTAGTTTTAGCATACATTCATGATTCTTGCCTCAATCATTACTATAATGTTTGCCAAGcgataatttctttaaaaattttttcggggcgcctgggtggcgcagtcggttaagcgtccgacttcagccaggtcacgatctcgcggtccgtgagttcgagccccgcgtcaggctctgggctgatggctcagagcctggagcctgtttctgattctgtgtctccctctctctctgcccctcccccgttcatgctctgtctctctctgtcccaaaaataaataaacgttgaaaaaaaaaatttttttttttaaaatttttttttcttaacataatttttttttgagagagagaagcaggggaggggcagagggatgggtTCGCAGCTCATGGGCTGGAAGTGAAGGAGGAGGACTCTGGCCGGGTGCTCCCGGTGGCCCCACATACTCATTTCTCATGCACAGCCGGAGAAGGGCCAGAGTGGGGTCCTCTAAGTGGCCCAGTGGAAGGAACGTACAGCTCAGATTAGCCAGGATCATTTTTAAGTCCTAGAAATAGTCTTGAGCTTACAGTAATCATATGTATATGTttgcgtgtacgtgtgtgtgtgcatgtagtttctcctgttttttcaaagaagcatTGGCTATAAAGTCTAGAcagaaaactgaaacagaaattcTTCCTGGAAGAGAGCATACATTGCTTTCATGAGTAGTAGATAAGGTTCTTGGAAGATGGGGAGTTatgatggggcagagagggagtctGAGGGCCCAGGGCACCTGAGTAGGTGGTATTgctgtgggagggggcagaggcagggaagccAGCATCACCCCCAGTGTACGTGTTCCTTCTCTGAGGGGTCTTCGTAAGTCTTGCAGTTTGCCTGGGGCTGCCCTGAGCAGTGGGAAGCTTccccctgggtgggggaggggcatcccCAGGAAGACTGTGAGGGCCAGTCCCCAGCATGGCCACCATCCCAGCCGCCCTTCCACTCTGGCTGAGAATAAATGTGTTAGCTCTGCAGGCCACCCTCAACCACTTTCACAGGAAAACAAATATTATCTGAACGATTTGTTCTGCCTGTTTCTAAAGTTATCACCTGGAAAACAGGCCCCCGTTTCCATAATAATGTTATTTTCAGGCCTAATCTCTAACTGTGGGATGAAGACCTGGGAAAAATCCTGCTACCTTCTCATTAGTCGGAAGCCTGGTGTCAGCATTTTACTCTACTTAAAATAACCCCGAGTCAGTGGTACTTTGTGCCAGTGGGAGCCACCTCCTGACAGCAATGCCATTGGCCTGATGACCAGTCAGCTGGGGTTCGTGTCTTGGAGCACGTTGCTTCCTGTCTGTTTTTAGGTGACAGTCAGGGAGAAGAGGCCTGAGGGGCTGCTCTTGTCCTGGGGAGGTCTTTTTCAGTCCATTTCTTGGATATACACATCCACCATGACAGTGGACTGGGACGTGAGTGCCTCAGACAGACTGTATACACGCCTTTGTCCCACCAACCCTCCCGTCCCAGCTTCTGTGCCCCTgaaccttcctcttcctcctggccCCCAAAGCAGGGCCTGCGCAGATAGCACACAGGGTCTCCTCTCTGTGGAAATTagctgtcttctcttctctcaggGCCTGGCATCTGGCCAGAGGGCCAACATGGGGAAGAAGAGAGCCACATGTCCCTTGTTCTCCTGAGTGAGGCTTTGTGGGGCAGGGACTCCTCTACGCCTAAAGCAAGGCTTTCAGGCAAGGATTTCAAGCCAGGTGGGAGGCAGGGCGGCATTGTGGTGAGGGGGTGGGACCCCCAGGGTTCATTCTGTGGGCTGTCACCTGCTCTTCTCCATCAGGGTGAAGCCAGCTGGGAAGCCACACAATCCCTGCTTGTTCCTCACCCCCGGGGTCTGTTGTATTGCCTCCTACGCCCCTTCTACACAATGTGAGTGTTCAGCCTACAGTGTTCTGACTCAAAAACAGGCATTTTACTCAGTAAGCCACACAAAAATGTCTCCAACCTAAGCTCTATCCTTCTGAAATCATATAAATTtccaggaaagggaaaaaaatgtttttaaccacaaatcaaatcttcagctttttttcaaagaacagaagggatcatctcactctcaaaaaaagaaacaatgcccAATAATATccagaacaaacaaaagaataaaaaccccTCAGAGGTTTAATCAGCCATGCAGATCATGTTTTACATCCTCAGCCAGTGGAGtcatattctgctgctttttacTTGCCCCTTCCAGGAAATGAATCATAGAGGCAATAATTCAACTGAGACTGCTCTTCGCCAGACATTCTACCTAAATAAATCATCCCAGCAAGACCAGGCTCATCGTGTCTTTGACAACATCCAGAGAGCTGGGTGCCTCATTTCAGTGCCAGGGGCCCTGTAACTCGGGTGCATTTCTTTCTCAGGAGGCCATGCTTTATCCTTTGGTCTTGATAAGGCCCACACTGACCACAGCACTCACCACACTGAGCTTCTCTCTCTGTACTTCCTTCCCACTGGTCTAATGAGGCCTCGCTGTTACTTTCCCTGTCTCCCATCTCCCTAGCTTCATTCTCCCACTTGGCCTGATTCACAGCAGTGCCTCTGAAAGAAACTCATGTGGCTCTCCCTGCAGTTGGACAGAAATATGGATTGTACATCAGGAACATGACAGATAACCCTGTCTTATAAATGCCCAACTTGCAAAGGTGCCTTGCTGTGCACAGCAGCCCCCTCGTCCCCAGGACTAACACACACCTTGCTGCTGGAGCACGGCCATCCTTCTCCAGGCCTCTAGTTGTTTCTGCCCCCCCTCCTGGCATCTGCCAGCTCTAACCAGAGGAGCCGGGGGCAAATGATGGTCCTGGACACAGGTCGAATGTGAGCACCCCATTTTCTGCCCAGGTATGCAAGGATAAAGTGGGAGGGTACCAGTCAGGAAGGTGCAAAATgctggtatttattttttccgATGATGGCAATAAGGTTAGCCAGAAATAGATGGAGGCTGTGCGCTAGACTTAGGAGCCTCCACTGGGCCTTCAGTAGCTGCCCCAAGGTGGCTACACAGGTGAACTTGTTCCCCAAAACCTCACCTGCTGGTCTGACTGAGGGTACACAGCTGCTCCCCTCCAGGACCACCCTGCCCACAGAAATACTGAGCCTCAtccacacccccttccccaaaGGGACCAGAGGCTGCTCTACTCCTGAACGGAACTTAGAGCCATTAATACAAGTTTGTGGAGTGGTCAAAGTGAGGATAGCTATTCCGAGAAGTGGGGAATAGAATGCACTTGGTTTTATTGGAATAGGCATTGCAAGGAAATGAGTGAGGAATGTGGTCATCAGGGGAGATCATGTTGTTAGGTCAAAATcagactatatataaaaatacaagaaatgccATGTATTCTTCACTCAGATTCCCAAATCTTATACTTAACATATTTGCTTTATCCTTTTTCctctaaatatatactttttccctgaaccatttgagagtaagcTGCAGATGTGATGCCCCTTTACCCCAAATActgaatatgtatttcttaaactCATGGTCAGTCTCTTATATCACTAAAGTCAACTCATCAGAATGAGGGCATTATCTTAACACaggtatatttcttttcttttcttctcatttcttttctctttgtttcaggaatagaatttagtgattcatcacttatatgtaaTACCTATcactcatcacaagtacccttcttaatacccattacccatttagcccatccccctactgagcaactctcagtttgttctctatagttaagagtctcttatggtttgcctccctctctgtttttattttattttatttttccttcaacaTGGGTACATTTCTGAAATCTACAGACCTTATTTGGATTTTGCCAATTGTCCCAATAATATACATTGcagcaaaagaaaatccaggatcatatgttgcaaatatatatattatggatataaaTATTCATGAGAAGCAAGTGACTAGGTTCAGCCCACATTCAAAGAGAGGGGCATTAGGCTTCAGCCTTGAAGGGTTCAAAGAAtttgtggatatattttgaaaacatcgCCATTGACCTTCTGAGTACAAATTGTTTACATTCCTATCACATgcaaaatatgcatatatatgtaagcatatatatgtacatttaaaatctaACTCTTGTAAGCTATTTTAGGTATAGCTACATCAAGTATCACTATGAAGAAGAGTAGACTTTTTCTGTGAATCTGTGTGCATAGTTCTATTTGccaaatgagattttcttttcttttttaaaaaatataatttatcgtcaagttagctaacatacagtgtatacggtgtgctcttggttttgggagtagattcccatgattcatcgcttacatacaacacctggtgctcatcccaacaagtgccctcctcaatgcccatcactcatttttccctcccctcaccgcccaccccatcaaccctcaatttgttgtctgtatttttatGGGCTTGCCAAGagggcttgcctccctctctgtttgaaactatttttcccctctctttcccccaatgtcttctgttaagtttttcaagttccacatatgagtgaaaacatgatacctgtctttctctgactgacttatttcacttagcataatactctccagttccatctatgttgctgcaaacggcaggattttattctttcttattgccaagtagtattccattgtatatataaaccacatctttattcattcatcagttgatggacatttgggctctttccatgatttggctattgttggaagtgctgctataaacattggggccaaatgagattttaaattaggtttcctttttattttatttttgaatagatTGAACATAGTTAATTTTCTGATCATTGTCATTAAGGTGTCATGATTCAGTCTTGAAGCAAggattacttttattattattattgttattattattatttatttttatatttgagagagaacatgtgagtgtgggagaggggcagagggagagagagagagacagagagagagagagagagagaattctaagcaggttctatgcccagcgaggagcctgacatggggctccatcccatgcccctgggatcatgacctgagctgaaatcaacagtcagatgctcaactgattgaaccacccaggtgccccaaggattaattttttttaattgactgcATCTAATAATTCATACATAATACATAACCAAATGCTTCTCAAAGCCAGCCCCCCACCATGTTCTTGGCCACcatcctctcccagcctccctgcatCTCTCCACATCTTTAGCAATGTCTTCCTAGctcttcactctttctctccactcCAAGGCATCCTCACATCAGTGATGCAAAAACTCAATGCTCTTTTCCTCATTCCAATGAACTTTGAACTATAGCAGCCATGTGGAGAATTGTCTTTTTTCCAGCTCTGACCCTGGGGTTCCACTGCATGGCAGTCCTGCTCAGGCTCAACCCTCACCAGTTCTCCTCAAAATCAGCGCCCCCAGGCTCTGGTCCTCAGGCTCGGGCTCTTGCGCGTTGGTGAAGATGTTCCAGCCAGTCTGAGGAACCAGCTGGGGAACAGACACTGAGTcatcccctcttccctcctccctccttggtGGGGACCGATTTTCCAAAAGCAGTCTGGCTTGCAGAGAAGTATCCTGGCTTTCATGCAGAAATTGTGGACCCTCTCACCCCAAAGTCATCTTGGACCCTTAGAAGAGGgtttttactttgtatttgtGTAATCCATAGACCTATTTGGATAATATTCCCAGAATAAATGTACAAGCTATTAAAATGTTACCAAAGGAGTGTTAAAATGTCTACCTTTGGCAAGCgcttagaaattttaaatgacaaaaagagTGTTTTCCCCCAGTTTCTACTCATTaggttttccccccaaatttaggGTGTGTCAGCGGGTGAATTCCAGGTATGCATGGGTTCCAGGGCAGTATCTTGGCGCTGCTGCACCCCTCGTTCTGTCCCTGTTGGGCTGCACCCCAcatcctgccctgccctcccactCCCTGCAGCCCTGCTGCCCAATCCTGCTGTCAAACCAGCCCCATCCCTCGTTCTAGAGCCCATGTGTACCCCATTTCCCCCAGTGGGTCTCCACACTGAACCCCCACTTCCCTATTTCGTGCTGCCCAGGATTTCTCTCTTATATGGCTTAGGCTGCAGCAGGCAATGGGAGGTGGGGTGCAGGAATGCCTCTAGTcccaagagaagggagagggtgagaggacTCCCCTTTGCTCCTGggatgtggagtgtgtgtgtgtgtgtgtgtgtgtgaagaagcACTTAGTGGAACCCCCATCCCTCTCAGGGCCACACCTACTCAAATTCCCTCTTGCTGACACACCCAGAGAGTTAAGGAAGGGCTCCAAAGACAACCATCCCCCAGGTTTGTTGGACAAGCTGACTTTTAGGCTTGGTGAAAATGGGCACTCTTGGGTTTTAGCGTGATGACCAGAAGACATTGGTCTGGGGCTATTTAGTGAGCACAATTTCTTGAGTCCCCCATCCCCCATTTCCTCTTGGGAGGTTGGGACAAGGCATTCTCCCAATCTAGAATGAGGTCTTGTTCAGTTTCAGGAAGCCCTACAGGGAACGTCATCAAGTTGATATCCCCGACCATGTCATTCAAAATCTCCAGAATAACTACCTCATATGGTTGTAGAAGTGCTTGGTTTAACGTCCAGCTTCCATGTAAGATTTCCTCCTACACCCCGGTGCCCCTTGATACATTGCCCGTGGGGTACACAATAATGACTGGGCATCGCCACATGGTTATATTGCAGCAGTACAAGGATGCCAGGTTCTGGCACATTCCATAAGTTCCCTCCTGGGGTGCAGACCTGTGAGGTACACAGCACAGCAAGCCTTCCAGGGCCTTCCCACAGCCCGGCTGCTATGATCATTTCAGAAGTAGAAAGTGGACTTTCATCAGTAGTGACCAGCAGGGGCcccttgaaaaggaaaagaaagatatcTGCATgtgttgaattctttttttttaagttttatttattgagagagagagagagggagagagagagagggagagagagagagagaatgagcaggggaggggcagagagagtgaaagagagagattcccaagcaggctccacgctgccaacATGGAgaccaatgtagggcttgaattcacaaatcatgagatcatgatctgagccaaaatcaagagttggatgctcaaccgaccgagccacccaggcacccctgaatgtaTTGAATTCTtacagaatttttataaaaacccTGTGGTCTCAGCATTCTTATCCCTAGGTGATAGTTGAAGAAACAAGTTCAGTTCAGTCATGCCCCAAGGCTGgtaaaattcctttatttctatgAATTAGGAGAATAATTCTGAGTTCTAACTAGAAGAGTTGGAACACAGAACATCATGTTCAACTTTCAATACGGGGAATCTCCAATCTGTTAAAAGCAAAGCCAAGATAGTGTTCAAATAATAAccaatgtaaaacattttttcgAGGTCCAAATGTCCTTCTTACAAGCTGTTAAACCATTGGATGCCAGTGATAGATGAGTGTGGAAAATAGGCATACCCCTATGTGAGCTACTGGCTCTTGCATTTTATAGGAGCATAGCAACTACAGCCTTCCCCCCCCATTAGAAAAGATTACTGAGGAACCGCAGTGCATTATGGGCTGCAGCAGGCTTTTTCCAAATgctatctcatttcattttcacaaggACCCTATGAAGTCAGTATTGTTGTCTCCAAATTATGGATGGAAGATTAAAAGTCCACAGAAGTTAAAGAACTTGACCAAGGTCTTATGATTGGTAAAGGATAGAGCCCTCCTAAACTCTTTTTAAGGGACTTTTcttggggtggctcagctgcttgaacaccaacttcagctcaggtcatgatctcatagttcgtgggttcaagccccgcatcgggctctgtgctgacagctcttagtctggagcctgcttcagattgagtgtctccctttctctctgcccctcccctgcttgtgctccctgtctctctctctctctctctccctcaaaaataaacataaaaaaaaagacttttcttcatattcactattttaaagaatgtaaacACACGGCAATATGTTAGTGTCACCACAAAATTCATAGgtgaatatattaaaactaaTGCCATTGAACTATACTACTAAAAATGGTCAACGGAGcgagttttatgttatgtgtattttaccacaatttaaaaaaaaaagatttacaggGCCTagataagcatttatttttattatcaatataCTTGGTCCAAAATAACATTATTAACCATAACTGTCAATCCGTGAGCTGCAAATATTTTGCGTTCCTCTCATGCTATCATCCCTGTGGTAGACATAAAAGAGTGACTGCTGTCCCAAACAGCTAGTTAGGGAGACCAGAGTTACAAAGGAACATGCAAGAGTTAACAGTATGACACAAAATGTCTAAGGCTACAGATTTAGGCACTAAATATGACACAAAAAAGATATGCTCAGGGATTTAAACGACTGATTAAATTAGCATTTATTTAGCATCTAGTATGACATAGgaactttataaaacataaaaaggacaagacatttgttttgaatttctgaaACAGGTTTTTATTTAGGTTGGAGTTTAGGAATCCCCAGTTTGGGATGCGAGGTAGTTGATGGCTGGAATTTGGCCTGTTTGGGCCCTGGATGTGCTCATGATCTTGTGCATCATTTCCTGTGAGGGGCAGCACAGGAAGCTGCTAAAGCTTCCCtgatggtctctctctttcttccaaggTTAAAAGGCAGTGGGGTCCTGATACTCACCCGACGAATAGGAGACCTGTGGGAGCTTCATCCATCCTTCGACGTCGTGGTCAACTGCTCAGGCCTTGGAAGCAGACAGCTTGCACAAGACTCGGAGATGTTCCCCATGCGGGGCCAAGTGCTCAACGTTCGGGCTCCCTGGGTGAAGCATTTTATCCGAGATGGGAGTGGGCTGACATATATTTATCCCGGCACATCCAATGTAATCCTGGGTGGAACTAGGCAACAAGGAGACTGGAATCTGTCCCCAGATGCAGAAATTAGCAGAGGTATTTTTTCCCGGTGTTGTGCTCTTGAGCCCTCCCTCCAGGGAGCCTGCGACATAAGGGAGAAGGTAGGCTTAAGGCCCTTCAGGCCTGCAGGTGTGCGGCTGCAGACAGAGTTCCTCGCCCAGGACGGCCGGAGGCTGCCCGTGGTCCACCACTACGGCCACGGGAGCGGGGGCATCTCCGTGCACTGGGGCACTGCTCTGGAGGCAGCCAGGCTGGTGAGTGAGTGTGTCCAAGCCCCCAGGACCCCCACTCCCAAGTCAAACCTGTAGGTGACATGACATGACGGCAAATGGCCCAGACACTATGGATCGAAACACAATTTAAGCACCAGAATGGATTCCAATAACTTTTCCACCGCATGAAAAGTTAATGAGGTctatctttgttttcaaaattagaaatgatgCAATATGAATCAGTAGCCTGAGACTGGTACTCATCTGTAGAACTAGACTCAAGTCTAGTGCTAATGACATAGAGCATAAAgttctatttttgttaaaaacactTGTTACAGAATAAGATTTCTCTCAGACCTGGCGTTCAAAGATCTGTGCTAATTTTCATGGATGCTGGAAGCTGTAGGGATGTTGAAGTTTTGGGGGCTAATAAATCCCCAGGAAGAGACAATGTACGGAAAACACCTAACTCACTGTTGCAAAGCCGCCCATGGTGTTTGTAGGTTGCACTCAAGTGAGCATTATAATCCCTCTAAATAAAACACACAGTGATCGTGTGGCACAGGCTTATTCCATTTAATGGCAGACAAAGCATGATTCCTGCCAGTACCCGAGGCAGCCTCTTCCACCCCTCAGCTGGTCATGATGCTTAGAAGACAGGGATCAAGTTACCTATGGACATGGCATCAACCCAACGGCTGCCTGGGGTCAGTCACCT
This region includes:
- the DDO gene encoding D-aspartate oxidase isoform X5; amino-acid sequence: MTPTTYTPIPTLKQWFRETFDHLFAIANSAEAKDAGVHLVSGWQIFRSIPAEEVPFWADVVLGFRKMTKAELKKFPQHVFGHAFTTLKCESPAYLPWLEKRLKGSGVLILTRRIGDLWELHPSFDVVVNCSGLGSRQLAQDSEMFPMRGQVLNVRAPWVKHFIRDGSGLTYIYPGTSNVILGGTRQQGDWNLSPDAEISRGIFSRCCALEPSLQGACDIREKVGLRPFRPAGVRLQTEFLAQDGRRLPVVHHYGHGSGGISVHWGTALEAARLVSECVQAPRTPTPKSNL
- the DDO gene encoding D-aspartate oxidase isoform X2 — translated: MPILSASSAHPEITFLLLTRNKGAHTPTDATETAWHGFNGTRPTTHWENKCWCQSLLWVPRLLFQTQVHGPDTPIPTLKQWFRETFDHLFAIANSAEAKDAGVHLVSGWQIFRSIPAEEVPFWADVVLGFRKMTKAELKKFPQHVFGHAFTTLKCESPAYLPWLEKRLKGSGVLILTRRIGDLWELHPSFDVVVNCSGLGSRQLAQDSEMFPMRGQVLNVRAPWVKHFIRDGSGLTYIYPGTSNVILGGTRQQGDWNLSPDAEISRGIFSRCCALEPSLQGACDIREKVGLRPFRPAGVRLQTEFLAQDGRRLPVVHHYGHGSGGISVHWGTALEAARLVSECVQAPRTPTPKSNL
- the DDO gene encoding D-aspartate oxidase isoform X3 — encoded protein: MQLKLPGMVSTSMDPVRIAVVGAGVVGLSTAMCVSKLVPRCSITVISDKFSPDTTSDVAAGMLIPHVYPNTPIPTLKQWFRETFDHLFAIANSAEAKDAGVHLVSGWQIFRSIPAEEVPFWADVVLGFRKMTKAELKKFPQHVFGHAFTTLKCESPAYLPWLEKRLKGSGVLILTRRIGDLWELHPSFDVVVNCSGLGSRQLAQDSEMFPMRGQVLNVRAPWVKHFIRDGSGLTYIYPGTSNVILGGTRQQGDWNLSPDAEISRGIFSRCCALEPSLQGACDIREKVGLRPFRPAGVRLQTEFLAQDGRRLPVVHHYGHGSGGISVHWGTALEAARLVSECVQAPRTPTPKSNL
- the DDO gene encoding D-aspartate oxidase isoform X4, yielding MDPVRIAVVGAGVVGLSTAMCVSKLVPRCSITVISDKFSPDTTSDVAAGMLIPHVYPNTPIPTLKQWFRETFDHLFAIANSAEAKDAGVHLVSGWQIFRSIPAEEVPFWADVVLGFRKMTKAELKKFPQHVFGHAFTTLKCESPAYLPWLEKRLKGSGVLILTRRIGDLWELHPSFDVVVNCSGLGSRQLAQDSEMFPMRGQVLNVRAPWVKHFIRDGSGLTYIYPGTSNVILGGTRQQGDWNLSPDAEISRGIFSRCCALEPSLQGACDIREKVGLRPFRPAGVRLQTEFLAQDGRRLPVVHHYGHGSGGISVHWGTALEAARLVSECVQAPRTPTPKSNL